From Spiroplasma eriocheiris, the proteins below share one genomic window:
- a CDS encoding ATP-binding protein, which translates to MGQAGLLAKIRANAELIQNLKDINFDQKHWQQFQELFIEYLDNYHLCEYNPNLALCPQSFQGYKYYFIYENNMLVLTRVECNHRIAYNELHRVKNNYLVYDFSDELFKLRLNDVDQDLNFKNLKKIVEQMIKFVKGTRKKGLYIYGNPGVGKTYLAIRLANTLANNGKKIAFISVINLINKVKASFNLSVNDSSLVEKLLSSDVLFLDDIGGESVSAWVRDDLLFRILNDRISQNKPVFFTSNFNLTKLILLYGNIKNDLHDSATNQIKALRIVDRIRGLASEIELLGNSRRGMEE; encoded by the coding sequence ATGGGACAAGCAGGATTATTAGCAAAAATTAGAGCAAATGCAGAGTTAATTCAAAATTTAAAAGATATTAACTTTGACCAAAAACACTGACAACAGTTTCAAGAACTTTTTATTGAATATCTTGATAACTACCACCTTTGTGAATATAATCCCAATTTAGCACTTTGCCCTCAGTCCTTTCAAGGTTATAAATATTATTTTATTTATGAAAATAATATGCTAGTTTTAACCCGGGTTGAATGTAACCACCGGATTGCTTATAATGAACTCCACCGGGTAAAAAATAACTATCTAGTTTATGACTTTAGTGATGAATTATTTAAATTACGATTGAACGATGTTGACCAGGATCTTAATTTTAAAAATCTAAAAAAAATTGTTGAGCAAATGATTAAATTTGTAAAAGGAACCCGTAAAAAGGGATTATATATTTATGGTAATCCAGGGGTTGGTAAAACTTATTTGGCAATTCGTTTGGCAAATACGCTTGCTAATAATGGTAAAAAAATTGCTTTTATTTCAGTTATTAATTTAATTAATAAAGTCAAAGCATCCTTTAATTTATCTGTCAATGATTCTTCTCTAGTCGAGAAGTTGTTAAGCTCTGATGTTTTATTTTTAGATGACATTGGTGGTGAAAGTGTCTCAGCTTGAGTGCGTGATGATTTATTATTTCGGATTTTAAATGATCGGATTAGTCAGAATAAACCGGTGTTTTTTACATCAAACTTTAATTTAACAAAATTAATATTATTATATGGTAATATTAAAAATGATTTACATGATAGTGCCACGAACCAAATTAAAGCTTTACGGATTGTTGATCGAATTCGGGGCTTAGCTAGTGAAATTGAATTATTGGGAAATAGTAGAAGAGGAATGGAAGAATAA
- a CDS encoding DnaD domain protein has product MKIESEVTYLVKRDYDLTNYDRLIVLYLYRPIIGHQAHALYLMLVYDDIELDINTKYGSEHFLAILQMTYDELIKAKHQLETIGLLKVLKREKGTHYILKPQLPITPDAFFSNPVLCSYLSDKLGHQNFLLIKDKFLKNDKYIDITSESTVLQNPNLLLNIDFIYIDKYLAGKNANSKLYLPYKDKIVQLVNYYHILTKDIANFIYQAISVENKTRIFSYHKFQMLLSDFYQKETLKKQVNGEQLNLIIDEENVVSPSSMKEAKIKEMATIDPIEYLTLLRDNVRPTPIEIDIIRDLILNYQLKNGVVNCLIEYVWFKNNKRIERSYCEKIANTFNQLKITTVKKAMDHLKEAYVKSQRAKTTKNAIKTNSQVTRSFNQDLKASEIKNLEYVQLYEQSKPDFSGEKIDDKQLIEELKNL; this is encoded by the coding sequence ATGAAGATAGAATCAGAAGTTACGTATTTAGTAAAACGAGACTATGACTTAACAAATTATGATCGTTTAATTGTATTATATTTGTATCGTCCAATTATTGGGCACCAGGCTCATGCCCTGTATTTAATGTTAGTATATGATGACATTGAATTAGATATCAACACTAAGTATGGCTCAGAACATTTCTTAGCAATCTTACAAATGACATATGATGAATTAATTAAAGCAAAACATCAATTGGAAACAATTGGCTTATTGAAAGTTTTAAAGCGGGAAAAGGGAACCCATTATATTTTAAAACCCCAGCTTCCGATTACCCCTGATGCTTTCTTTTCAAATCCGGTATTATGTAGTTATTTATCGGATAAATTAGGACATCAGAATTTCTTATTAATTAAGGATAAGTTTTTAAAAAATGATAAATATATTGATATTACTAGTGAATCAACAGTCTTGCAAAATCCTAATCTTTTGTTAAACATTGATTTTATTTATATTGATAAGTATTTAGCTGGTAAAAACGCCAATAGTAAATTATATTTGCCTTACAAAGACAAGATTGTCCAATTAGTAAATTATTATCATATTTTAACAAAAGATATTGCTAATTTTATTTATCAAGCAATCAGTGTTGAAAATAAAACAAGAATTTTTAGTTATCATAAATTCCAAATGTTATTATCAGATTTTTATCAAAAAGAAACTTTGAAAAAACAAGTTAACGGCGAACAGTTAAACTTAATTATTGATGAAGAAAATGTTGTTAGCCCATCAAGTATGAAAGAAGCTAAAATCAAGGAAATGGCCACAATTGATCCAATTGAATATTTAACATTATTACGAGATAATGTTCGACCAACACCGATTGAAATTGATATTATTCGGGATTTAATTTTGAATTATCAATTAAAAAATGGTGTTGTTAATTGCTTAATTGAATATGTCTGATTTAAGAATAATAAACGAATTGAACGAAGTTATTGTGAAAAAATTGCAAATACCTTTAACCAGTTAAAAATTACAACGGTTAAAAAAGCAATGGATCATTTGAAAGAAGCATATGTTAAAAGTCAACGGGCAAAAACAACCAAAAATGCGATTAAAACAAATAGTCAAGTAACCCGTAGTTTTAACCAAGATTTAAAGGCAAGTGAGATCAAAAATTTAGAATATGTACAATTATATGAACAATCAAAACCAGATTTTTCAGGGGAAAAAATTGATGATAAGCAATTAATTGAGGAATTAAAAAATTTATAG
- a CDS encoding folate family ECF transporter S component, translated as MFYILTSFGSGVLIATFLGLASWLDRKNIRKINILIITVSSMLVALSTVLTNFIGYNISIAGVGVIKLALGNFLIFVIGMLFGPFMGVLSGIAADLIGSLINIAGSFHLGFTFNVVLYGFMGSLVFIFRSNKAWYWKAVILYILTFSLISFGLNTLWLYAIGWTQIISWPIFQAKLIKMPIEMVIYLPITLSSFVVMYKLIMLRHNLDLWVIRTGELNLNYFNFRKQKLNQQ; from the coding sequence ATGTTTTATATTTTAACAAGTTTTGGGTCGGGAGTTTTGATTGCTACTTTTTTAGGCCTTGCTAGTTGATTAGATCGTAAAAATATTCGGAAAATTAATATTTTAATAATTACCGTAAGTAGTATGCTAGTAGCGTTATCAACAGTATTAACTAATTTTATTGGGTATAATATTTCAATTGCCGGAGTGGGGGTTATTAAATTAGCACTTGGTAACTTTTTAATTTTTGTAATTGGAATGTTATTTGGTCCTTTTATGGGGGTTTTATCAGGAATTGCTGCCGATTTAATTGGATCATTAATTAATATTGCGGGAAGTTTTCATTTAGGATTTACTTTTAATGTTGTTTTATATGGCTTTATGGGTAGTTTAGTGTTTATTTTCCGTAGTAATAAAGCATGATATTGAAAAGCAGTTATTTTATATATTTTAACTTTTAGTTTAATTTCATTTGGATTAAATACCTTATGATTATATGCAATTGGTTGAACTCAAATTATTTCCTGACCAATTTTCCAAGCGAAATTAATTAAAATGCCAATTGAAATGGTAATTTACTTACCAATTACCTTATCATCATTTGTGGTAATGTACAAACTAATTATGCTTCGTCATAACTTAGATTTATGGGTGATTCGGACAGGAGAACTTAATTTAAACTACTTTAATTTCCGAAAACAAAAGTTAAATCAACAATAG
- a CDS encoding bifunctional folylpolyglutamate synthase/dihydrofolate synthase, whose product MKVQKKIVKAQPFQDEYQLSKLLSEKYDNIQNKIKVINVVGTNGKGSTSNYLQKQLIPHYEQVGLFTSPAFLNHNERIKVNNDYISDDDLKRLLKKIHPDVQAYHLTFFEIWTLLAILYFIEKDVKIAIIEAGIGGVRDATNVFANQLLVALTSIGFDHTEVLGTTLEEIITNKVKIVKNNNPLIISNSCKKYLKTISKYVNKEQIIISDKYLKAINYYQQYNVGLVIKIMEFLKLTINYEIFKIIPLLGRFTILNKNPYFIIDGAHNPEGINALIQTFDILDIDNDKETLVLFASSSKKNYLENLKLLKNHFNSKLYITTFKHPLAWNLKDVNFNNKVYNWKKFIIQNQDKNILVCGSLYFIPLVYSFYLERTWK is encoded by the coding sequence ATGAAAGTACAGAAGAAAATTGTTAAAGCGCAACCGTTTCAAGATGAATACCAGCTCAGTAAGTTACTATCTGAAAAATATGATAATATTCAAAATAAAATTAAGGTAATTAATGTAGTTGGAACCAATGGAAAGGGTTCTACTTCGAATTATTTACAAAAGCAACTAATTCCTCATTATGAACAAGTGGGTCTTTTCACATCCCCTGCGTTTTTAAATCATAATGAGCGAATTAAAGTTAATAATGATTATATTAGTGATGATGATTTAAAAAGATTACTAAAAAAGATTCACCCCGATGTTCAAGCATACCACTTAACTTTTTTTGAAATTTGAACATTATTGGCAATTCTTTATTTTATTGAAAAAGATGTTAAAATTGCGATTATTGAAGCAGGCATTGGTGGGGTCCGTGATGCTACAAATGTGTTTGCGAACCAATTATTAGTGGCGTTAACATCAATTGGTTTTGACCATACCGAAGTATTAGGAACCACGCTTGAAGAAATTATTACTAATAAAGTTAAAATTGTTAAAAATAATAACCCCTTAATTATTTCTAATAGTTGTAAAAAATATTTAAAAACTATTAGTAAATATGTTAATAAGGAACAAATTATTATTAGTGATAAATATTTGAAAGCAATTAATTACTATCAACAATATAATGTTGGGCTAGTCATTAAAATTATGGAGTTTCTAAAATTAACAATTAATTATGAAATTTTTAAAATTATTCCGTTATTAGGACGGTTTACAATCTTAAATAAAAATCCTTATTTTATTATTGATGGTGCACATAATCCGGAGGGAATTAACGCCTTAATTCAAACATTTGATATTTTAGATATTGATAATGATAAAGAAACGCTTGTTTTATTTGCTTCTTCTAGTAAAAAAAATTATCTTGAAAATTTAAAATTACTAAAAAACCACTTTAATAGTAAACTATATATTACAACATTTAAGCATCCGTTGGCCTGAAATCTTAAAGATGTTAATTTTAATAATAAAGTTTATAATTGAAAAAAATTTATTATTCAAAATCAGGATAAAAATATTTTGGTTTGTGGATCATTATATTTTATTCCGCTTGTTTATAGTTTTTATTTAGAAAGGACGTGAAAATAA